In Spiroplasma clarkii, the DNA window AGTTATTGTTGAGGTTTTATGATCCAAGTCAAGGTAGTGTTAGAGTTAATGACATTGATTTAAAAGAAATTGATTTACCAAATTACTTACAATATGTGGGTTATGTTGAACAAGAGCCCCAAATTTTATATGGCACAGTGATTGATAATATTCGTTATGGTAATTTTGAAGCAACTGATGAAGAGGTAATTGCAGCAGCAGAAAAAGCCCAAATTCACAATTTTGTTTTAACATTAGCAGATAAATATGACACAATTTTGGGAGAAAGAGGTTTTATGTTAAGTGGGGGGCAAAAACAAAGACTTGTAATTGCCCGAATGTTTTTAAAAAATCCCCAATTATTGATCTTAGATGAAGCTACAAGTGCTCTAGACAACATTGTTGAGAAGGAAGTACAAGCCCAATTAGATCAATTAGTGATTGGGAGAACCACAATTGTGATTGCACACCGATTAAGTACCATCAAAAATTGTGATCAAATCATTGTTTTGGGCCCAAATGCCCAAGGAATTATTCAAACTGGGACTTTTAATGAACTAAAAGATCAACCAGGACACTTTAAAAAACTGTATGATGCAGGATTAATGGGATAGAAGGAGCTGAGATTATGGCATTTGAACAATTAGCAAAATCAGAAATTACTAAAAAAATTGAAGCTGAAAGAAAAAACCGTGGTTATGTAAGGATGCTCTTTCGTTATTTTAAAAAACATCCTTTATTCGCCTTTACCATTTTATTTTTTGCAATGTTAACTTCAACCATTGGAGTTTCAGCACCTTTGGTAATGCGTCAGTTGATGACATGTATTCAAACTGGGGGAACTACCACATTTATTGTTTGAGATTTTAGTTTACAACACTGAATTATTTTTCAAGTTTGTTTATTTGTTTTATTAGGATTTTGTTTCTTTGCTTTAAATTTCTCAGTGGGAACATTGGGTAAAAGGATTGAAACATATTTGAGAAATGAAACTTTAAAAGCACTTATTTTACAAGATATTTCTTATTATTCAAATAAAAAAATTGGGGAAATTTTAACAAAAATTGGGACTGACACCTGAATTATTGGTGAACAAACTCAAAATATTCCTACCTTGATACTACTAGCAATCTTTAACTTTGTTGGTTCTTCAATTGTGTTAATTTCAATTGACTGAAGACTTGGATTAATTGCAATGTCATTTGTAACTTTAGGGTTATCATCAATGTTTTTATTCTTTTCAAGAATTAAAAAATGAATTGTACAATTAAGAACTACCATAACTTATGTGAATGGGGATATTACTGATAGAATTGCCACTATTAGATTAATAAAAGCTAGTGGTACTGAAGTTTATGAAAAGCAAAGATTTAGAGATATTCATGTTGAATTCTTTCAAACAGTAAAAGCCTTTTTTAGAAGACTAAGTTTAGTGATTACAAGTGGTTTTATTGCTGTTATGGGAATGCAACTGTTGATTTTAAGTTCAGCATATGGGTTTTATCATGATCGTCCAGATAAACTGTTGATTATTACTACTGCTTTTATGTCTGGATTAGGGTCAATGACTTCACCAATCTACCAAGTTTTAAGATTAATTTTTGGATTCTTTATGTGTGATGAGTGTACAAAAAGACTTTATCAAATCATTGACTCTGAACCTCGTTTTGATGCTCATTACTACAATGATGCTGCAAAAATTGTAACAAGTTTAGATCAAGATATTATCCTTAAAGATATTGTTTTTAAATATCCAGAAGATCCAAGTAAAACTGTCTTACCAGCATTTAACTTTACTTTTAAAAAAGGTAAAAGCTATGCTTTTGTTGGTGAAACTGGAAGTGGTAAATCAACCATTTCTAAACTCTTATTAAGATTTTATGACCCAACTGAGGGACAAATATTAATTAATGGTGATACTAACTTAAAAGACGTGAAATTAAAGTCTTATTTAGACTTAGTGGGTTATGTAGAACAAGAACCCCAAATTATTTTTGGTACTGTTAAAGACAATATTAAGTATACAACTCCCTGAAAAACTGATGAAGAAATTATTGCAGCAGCAAAAAAAGTTAATTTACATGACTTAATTATGTCTTGACCACATCAATATGACACAATTTTGGGAGAACGTGGTTTTATGTTAAGTGGAGGGCAAAAACAAAGACTTGTAATTGCTCGTATGTTCTTAAAAGATCCTCAAGTTTTAATTTTAGATGAAGCCACTAGTGCTCTTGACAACATTGTTGAAAAAGAAGTTCAAGCCGAGTTAGAAAAACTAATGGTGGGAAGAACCAGTGTTTCAATTGCACACAGATTAAGTACTATCAAAAATTGTGACCAAATTATTGTACTAGCTCCTGGTCAAGGAGTTGTTCAAGTGGGAGCTTTTGATGAACTAAGAAATCAACCTGGTCATTTTAAAAACCTTTATGAAGCTGGTTTAATGAAAGCTGATAAAATCACAATTTAATTGTGATTTTTATTTTGCAAAATTTTTTAAACTAAAATTTGATATTTTTGTTAGTTAAATAAAGAATTTAATAAACCATATTGGAAAACAGAGGTTTTATAAATGGTAATCTATTATATTAAGGAAATGTTTTAAAAAAGATTAATAATTTCTAAAAACTATATTATTATATAAGTGTAGCAGGTAAAAATTAATAAATAGTTAAAAGTAATAATTGTTTCATTGTTATACTGACACTTCTTGTAAACAATCATTCTCTTTAACCTAAGTTTTCAACCTAACTGATTAAACTTGTGCACTTTTAAGAAACACTATTAATATTAGTTTTTTTAGTATATATTTTCTTAAAATAGATGCAAATATTTAAAATAATATAAAAATTTTAGTCCTTAAATTATTTAATGATGATCTTCACTAAAAATATTGTGCAGATAGTTCTTTGTATTTGGTGATAACAGGAAATAATTCATTTTTTTGCTTATCTAAATAAGAAGAGAATTCATATCCATAAAATTATTGCTTACTATAATAAATTACGGCAAAAAATAAATTTAGTAAATATAAACAAAATGTGTGGATACTTTAAATTTTTAAAATTTTAAATATTTAAAACAAATTAAAACTCAAAAGGAGGAGTAAAAAAATGAAAAAATTATTAATTTTATTTGGTGTGATCTGTTTTTCACAAATTGGAGCACTAAATGTGGTGGCTTGTACAGATCCAGTAGAAAATCCTGATAATGAGGAAAAGCCAGTTTTGACACAAGAAATATTTGATGAGTTTTTTGACAATGACCCCACAGTAAATTACACAGGGGCATATGTGTTTAATAATGGAGACGAAATTGGTGATTGACTGACAGTCTCAGGTACTTTTCTATCAAAGTTGGCAGTTGCAACTTTGTATAAAGATTTTAGTGATAAGTATACAAACAATGATTTTGCATTTGTAACAGGTTCATTTAATGACAGTTCAATTATTTTTAAAACCAATGAAATGGTTACAATCAAAACCTCAACACCTTGTAGAACCACATCACAAAAGGATGAATATATGAATAGAACCTTAAGTTTTACATTTAATTTTAAACAAACCAACAATATGACTGGAATTGAATTACTAGAAGAAATTTTTAATTCCTATTTTACTTTATATTTTTTTAGAAATAATCCAACTGAAATAAATACTAGTCGAAACAAGTATGAAGAAGATTATACAGCTTGAGGGGGACCAACATATTCAGCATTCTCACAAAGTGAACTAGAATCATATCCTGATCAAATTTCTAAAATTAATTATTTAACAAATGCATATTTTGAAAGAATGAATGAAGATAGAAAAACAAATTCATTACTACAAGATATAGATGTAAAAATATTGGATTTACACAATCATAAAGTAGTTGATAGTATTAAATACTATAAAATTAAAGCAAAATTATTCTTAAAATCAAACCCTGAATTTTTTATAGAAAAAGAATTTATTGACAGAGGTTATGAATAAGTATGCAGTATTTTTATATAAACATTTTAATATTTAAAACAAATTAAAACTCAAAAGGAGGAGTAAAAAATGAAAAAATTATTAACTTTATTTGGTGTGATCTGTTTTTCACAGATTGGAGCACTAAATGTGGTGGCTTGTACAGATCCAGTAGAAAATCCCAATAATGAAGAAAAGCCAGTTTTGACACAAGAAATATTTGATGAGTTTTTTGACAATGACCCTACAGTAAATTACACAGGAGCATATGTTTTTAATGATGGAAACAAATTTGATGACTGAACATCAGTTACTAGTATTTTTTTAAGAAAAATTGCTATTGAAACTTTGTACAAAGAACTTAGCAATAATTATACAAATAATGACTTTGCCTTTCTAACAGGTTCATTTGATGATAATTCAATTATTTTTAAGACTAATGAAATGATAACAATCAGAATTTCAATGCCATTCAGAACAACATCACAAAAGGATGAAAAAAAGAATGACACATTAAACTTCACATTAAATTTTAAACAAACCAACAAAATGACAGGAACTGAATTATTAGAAGAAATTTTCAATGCCTATTTTACTAGATATTTCTTTAGAAATAATCCAACTGAAATAAATACAAGTAGAACTGAGGATGAAGAAAGATATACAGCCTGAGGAGCACCAAATTTTGCATTATTTTCACAAAGTGAACTAGAAGAATTACAAGATAATCCAACTTCTAAAGTTGAGTATTTAACAAATGCATATTATGGCAGAATGGAAGCTGATAGTGAAATTGATTCATTATTGAACAATATTAATGTAAAAATATTAGATTGCCAAGATTATAAAGAAATTGGTGGTGTTAAGTACTATAAAATTAAAGCAAAATTATTCTTAGAATCAAGCCCTGAAATTTTTATAGAAAAAGAATTTATTGACTGAGGTTATTAGTAAGTATGCAATGATTTTTTAAAACAAGAAAAAGAATAATGGCTTTTACGGCAGCAATCTTTTTAGCACTTTCTGCAACTATTGTTACTGTTGTAATGATTGTTGTCCCACATACCAATAATTCATTTCATTATGAATTTGATGGTAGAAGGTTCAACACCAAATAAGAATTAGATGAATACATCACTAACAATCTAGAGTATAATCCAAAAGAAACACAAAATGATTTTTATTTATATGACTCAAAAGCTTATGCAGTTAATGGTTTAAAAGCAATTGCAGAAGATATTGCAACAAAAAACAAAATTGTTGAAGAAAAAACATATAAAAATGTCAATGATTACATCATTGACACTTCAAATCAATTATCTGATGATGTTGTGACCAACTCTGGTGAAAAACTTATAAATATTTATCAAGGAAATGATGGAGTTGCTTATACAGATAAAAGTGAAGCAATTGATACTTTCCAAGACATAAAAAAAGTTACTATGGTCAACAATTTCAATGGTGAACAAAATATTGAGTTTGAAAATCAAAATGATGCATTGTCATATTATGAAAGTGTTATAAGAAAAGAACTTGAAAATGGTACTCAAACAGATAAGTACAATGTCTCTGGAATTGATATGACAAAAGATCAAGTTTTACAATGAATTGAACAAACTTTGAACATTAAATATCAACATGGGAATTTTTCTTGGTCACCAAATCAAATCCCAGATATAAGTGAAATGAAGTTAACTAGAGCAGATGAAGAAAAAATTCAACCATTTCAACCAGTTAAAAATGCTTATTGAATTGATTATGACTCAAAAGGTTTTACAGGAACTTTTAGAGGACCTAAGTACATAACAAGTAATGAAAGCATTAGTGCCTTTAGTAATCTTTTATCTACAAATTGAGAAAGAGTTGACTCAAAACCAATTAACCTTTTATTGGTAAATTATATGGCAGCAGCAGAAGTTACAAAAGCTGTAATTAATAATAAAACTGATTAAGAGATAAATAATGGGGCTTTGGTCCTTTTTTGTTTTGATAACAATGGTAAAATCCCACAACCAACAGTAATTTGTTATTTTAAAAGAATTACTATACAATATAAAGGTGTTAAAAAAATTAATTTTAACTAAAAAATCATCAACAAAGGATTAATTATATGGAAAAAACAGCAAAAAATTTATGATTAAGTGCATTACTCACTCATTTTGTTTTGATAATAATAACTACGGTATATTTACTATTTTTTAATATGCTGATTCAATTCAAAGAAACTAATCTTTTTAATCTAATTTTTAACATCCAACTAGTATTTAAAATTACAATCTTGATTCAATTTATAAGCTTTGTTTGTTTTTGAGTTAGGATGTTTACCCAAAATAGGGTTAAATACTTTTTTATTTTATACCATCTTTACTTTTTTATAACAATCCCAATGGATATGTTTTTGCAAAGATGTGATGAGAAAAAAATTTTTGCAGACTATAAAAAAATTATCTCCTGATCTTTTAAAAGTGGTTTGACGCTATTTTTATTTACAGGTTTAATTACAGTCACTTTTGATTTTTGAGATATTTTCAAAGGGTTATTTTACTTTACAACAACTAAAGCTATCACTTGAAGAGATAATGTCTTTATCTTTTCAACTGTTTTAACTGGTCTAATTGGTATTATTTGCTTATGCAGTTTACTTAGTTTACCAGCAATTTTAATTGCAAATTACAAAAAAACCACTAAAAATGGTTCTAAAAAATATAACAAAGTTCTTTTATTTTCACAAAACCAGAACTAATTGTTAAGAAGGGGAATAAAATATGAAAACTAGAACAAAATTAATTTTACCAATCACCTTACTTGGTTTAATAGTTTTTGGGGCAACTGCTGCTCTAATTACAGCACTTTTAATTGAAAATGAAAGTGAATGATACAACAAAAACTTTGAAAAGGTAGAAATCAAGAACCCAGATTTTATCAAGGGTGCAGATATTTCTTCATATGCTGAGGTTATTGAACAAGCAACTTATAATGAAGGAAAATATAAAAATTACTTAGATTTAACTGCCACAGATCAAGAAATCTACACAAACTATGATGGAATAAACAAGAATTTGTTTGAAATATTGGCAAATAATGGAGTTAATTCATTACGCTTGAGAGTTTGAAATGACCCATATGATGCTGAAGGTAACTCATATGGG includes these proteins:
- a CDS encoding ABC transporter ATP-binding protein; amino-acid sequence: MAFEQLAKSEITKKIEAERKNRGYVRMLFRYFKKHPLFAFTILFFAMLTSTIGVSAPLVMRQLMTCIQTGGTTTFIVWDFSLQHWIIFQVCLFVLLGFCFFALNFSVGTLGKRIETYLRNETLKALILQDISYYSNKKIGEILTKIGTDTWIIGEQTQNIPTLILLAIFNFVGSSIVLISIDWRLGLIAMSFVTLGLSSMFLFFSRIKKWIVQLRTTITYVNGDITDRIATIRLIKASGTEVYEKQRFRDIHVEFFQTVKAFFRRLSLVITSGFIAVMGMQLLILSSAYGFYHDRPDKLLIITTAFMSGLGSMTSPIYQVLRLIFGFFMCDECTKRLYQIIDSEPRFDAHYYNDAAKIVTSLDQDIILKDIVFKYPEDPSKTVLPAFNFTFKKGKSYAFVGETGSGKSTISKLLLRFYDPTEGQILINGDTNLKDVKLKSYLDLVGYVEQEPQIIFGTVKDNIKYTTPWKTDEEIIAAAKKVNLHDLIMSWPHQYDTILGERGFMLSGGQKQRLVIARMFLKDPQVLILDEATSALDNIVEKEVQAELEKLMVGRTSVSIAHRLSTIKNCDQIIVLAPGQGVVQVGAFDELRNQPGHFKNLYEAGLMKADKITI